A region of Sugiyamaella lignohabitans strain CBS 10342 chromosome A, complete sequence DNA encodes the following proteins:
- the PRS1 gene encoding ribose phosphate diphosphokinase subunit PRS1 (5-phospho-ribosyl-1(alpha)-pyrophosphate synthetase; synthesizes PRPP, which is required for nucleotide, histidine, and tryptophan biosynthesis; plays a key role in cell wall integrity (CWI) pathway; one of five related enzymes, which are active as heteromultimeric complexes; missense mutations in human homolog PRPS1 are associated with neuropathic Arts syndrome and Charcot-Marie Tooth (CMTX5) disease; GO_component: GO:0005737 - cytoplasm [Evidence IEA,IEA]; GO_component: GO:0005737 - cytoplasm [Evidence IDA] [PMID 11101685]; GO_component: GO:0005737 - cytoplasm [Evidence IDA] [PMID 14562095]; GO_function: GO:0005524 - ATP binding [Evidence IEA]; GO_function: GO:0016301 - kinase activity [Evidence IEA]; GO_function: GO:0000287 - magnesium ion binding [Evidence IEA]; GO_function: GO:0046872 - metal ion binding [Evidence IEA]; GO_function: GO:0000166 - nucleotide binding [Evidence IEA]; GO_function: GO:0004749 - ribose phosphate diphosphokinase activity [Evidence IEA,IEA]; GO_function: GO:0004749 - ribose phosphate diphosphokinase activity [Evidence IGI] [PMID 15280369]; GO_function: GO:0016740 - transferase activity [Evidence IEA]; GO_process: GO:0006015 - 5-phosphoribose 1-diphosphate biosynthetic process [Evidence IEA]; GO_process: GO:0006015 - 5-phosphoribose 1-diphosphate biosynthetic process [Evidence IMP] [PMID 10212224]; GO_process: GO:0006015 - 5-phosphoribose 1-diphosphate biosynthetic process [Evidence IGI] [PMID 15280369]; GO_process: GO:0044249 - cellular biosynthetic process [Evidence IEA]; GO_process: GO:0031505 - fungal-type cell wall organization [Evidence IPI] [PMID 15470112]; GO_process: GO:0009165 - nucleotide biosynthetic process [Evidence IEA,IEA]; GO_process: GO:0016310 - phosphorylation [Evidence IEA]; GO_process: GO:0009156 - ribonucleoside monophosphate biosynthetic process [Evidence IEA]): protein MRKSHVFVGSSHPELGKLICDRLGVEPGPCTLRKFSNGETSIEIGVSVRDEDVYIVQSGSHTINDHIMELLTFISGCKGGSAHKITAVLPLFPYSKQSKMKKHRGAITARMLANLIIMAGADHVITMDLHASQMQGFFSKPVDNLYAGPTLARWIRQNVPDYRNQVVIVSKNPGGTKRVTALADALKVNFAMIHTDRRRHNDNRPLPKIYSSQNLPKEKESSVSPVSNGPRSLSQPRNVPALGSKLRIESSASKPDLVEDDPFTESLTSTQKGSPLAGKAHNDIVSQYGQRLDYYDVDGEEEEVVKSHEIHVARVIQGHVVDDDYPSPSVDSTIHSDDDRGTDHMMDSIHLTDTSSHALGGTVDASLSDDDEEDHYHEERLIALVGDVNGKTAVLLDDMIDRPGSFIAAAEHCRLNCGARAVFVVATHGVFSDGSLQALDACPYIDNIVVTNTYPIPEDVREKCSKLTVIDISSIFAECIRRNHHGESISALFEQLVSL from the coding sequence ATGCGAAAGTCACatgtttttgttggctcGTCCCACCCAGAATTGGGTAAACTTATCTGTGATAGACTGGGTGTCGAGCCAGGTCCTTGCACTCTCCGAAAATTCTCTAATGGTGAAACCAGTATCGAAATTGGTGTCTCTGTCCGTGATGAAGATGTTTACATTGTTCAATCAGGGAGTCACACTATTAATGACCATATAATGGAGCTTCTTACTTTCATATCTGGTTGCAAAGGCGGTTCGGCACACAAGATCACAGCTGTCCTCCCTTTGTTCCCTTATTCTAAGCAGAGCAAGATGAAAAAGCACAGAGGGGCCATCACTGCTCGTATGTTGGCTAATCTTATCATTATGGCCGGTGCTGACCATGTAATTACTATGGATCTTCACGCAAGTCAAATGCAGGGCTTTTTCTCCAAACCAGTTGATAATCTTTACGCAGGCCCCACTCTGGCTCGATGGATTCGTCAAAATGTCCCCGATTATAGAAACCAAGTTGTCATTGTATCTAAGAACCCAGGTGGTACCAAACGAGTTACTGCTCTAGCAGATGCTCTCAAGGTAAACTTTGCCATGATTCACACAGATAGAAGAAGACACAATGACAACAGACCCCTTCCCAAGATTTATTCTAGTCAAAACTTGCctaaagaaaaagagtcaAGTGTTAGCCCAGTTTCAAATGGTCCAAGAAGTTTGTCACAACCTAGAAATGTTCCTGCTTTGGGATCAAAATTAAGAATCGAGTCTTCGGCCTCTAAACCAGATTTAGTCGAAGACGATCCTTTTACTGAGTCTTTGACTTCTACTCAGAAAGGTTCACCACTGGCTGGTAAAGCCCATAATGACATTGTTAGTCAATATGGTCAAAGACTTGATTATTATGATGTTGACggagaggaggaagaggtAGTCAAATCCCATGAGATCCATGTTGCTCGAGTTATTCAAGGTCATGTCGTTGATGATGACTACCCATCTCCTTCTGTTGATAGTACAATTCATTCTGATGACGATAGAGGTACTGACCATATGATGGACTCTATTCACCTAACCGACACTTCGTCTCATGCTCTTGGTGGTACTGTGGATGCATCTctttctgatgatgacgaagaagatcaCTATCATGAGGAAAGACTAATTGCTCTCGTTGGTGATGTTAATGGCAAAACCGCTGTTCTATTGGATGATATGATCGACCGTCCTGGAAGctttattgctgctgctgaacaTTGTAGGTTGAACTGTGGAGCCCGTGCTGTTTTTGTCGTTGCTACTCATGGCGTATTCAGTGATGGATCTTTGCAAGCTCTAGATGCCTGCCCCTACATTGACAATATCGTTGTTACCAATACCTATCCAATTCCTGAGGACGTCCGTGAGAAGTGCTCTAAACTCACTGtaattgatatttcttCTATTTTTGCCGAGTGCATCAGACGTAATCACCATGGTGAAAGTATATCGGCCTTGTTTGAACAACTAGTTAGTCTATAA